One Lycium barbarum isolate Lr01 chromosome 5, ASM1917538v2, whole genome shotgun sequence genomic window carries:
- the LOC132639628 gene encoding uncharacterized protein LOC132639628, giving the protein MIGGDFNVVLNDVKKIGGIPILPQHVEDFAFCVNSCALEEIIFKGSLFTWWNGRARDDIIFERLDRMFINAPLQDWFSSLEVEHLAKTGSNHNWLVWEHEDPFISFKCKMKKLEGAFSQWSRFPYGDIFKQIIIREEITRIREGLFEEDPSSIDRYVLQKAQAEMKKYLHYEEEFWRQKSDLDWFVEGDRKTKFIHTIVKERRKKQQIRKIQNLEGDWIEEADQIVAEAISFYEKQFT; this is encoded by the exons ATGATTGGTGGTGATTTTAATGTGGTCTTGAATGATGTGAAAAAAATTGGTGGCATCCCTATTCTGCCTCAACATGTAGAGGACTTTGCCTTTTGTGTGAATTCTTGTGCACTGGAGGAGATTATCTTTAAGGGAAGCCTttttacatggtggaatggtagagcaaGGGATGATATCATTTTTGAGAGGTTGGATAGAATGTTCATTAATGCTCCTTTGCAAGATTGGTTTAGTAGCTTGGAAGTGGAACATCTAGCTAAGACAGGTTCAAATCAT AATTGGCTAGTATGGGAACATGAAGACCCTTTCATTAGCTTCAAGTGTAAGATGAAGAAGCTTGAAGGGGCATTTTCTCAGTGGAGTAGATTTCCATATGGGGATATTTTCAAACAAATCATTATTAGGGAGGAAATAACTAGAATCAGAGAAGGCCTGTTTGAAGAGGATCCCTCTTCTATCGATAGGTATGTATTGCAAAAGGCCCAGGCTGAAATGAAGAAATATTTGCATTATGAAgaagaattttggagacaaaaatcTGATCTTGACTGGTTTGTAGAGGGTGATAGGAAAACAAAATTCATTCATACTATTgtgaaagaaagaaggaaaaaacaACAGATCAGGAAAATTCAGAATTTAGAAGGGGATTGGATTGAGGAGGCGGATCAAATAGTTGCAGAAGCAATCTCATTCTATGAAAAACAGTTCACTTAG
- the LOC132639627 gene encoding uncharacterized protein LOC132639627: MGWFKCNTDGASRGNPGMSFAAFCIRNGRGDLMYAAARTLNDTTNICAEAIAIEDGIEYCVTHQFLPMIMKTDSLALLNIIRKIWSIPWNVRMEIRRIQYWSNKGQVQFAHILREGTLHVNNFEEFPSDSKIILNMDKALLPSFKYKVYKSKEPD; the protein is encoded by the exons ATGGGATGGTTCAAGTGCAACACTGATGGGGCCTCTAGGGGAAATCCAGGGATGAGTTTTGCTGCCTTTTGCATAAGAAATGGTAGAGGAGATCTAATGTACGCTGCAGCTAGAACACTGAATGATACTACCAATATTTGTGCAGAGGCTATAGCAATAGAGGATGGTATTGAATATTGTGTGACACATCAGTTCTTGCCTATGATTATGAAAACTGATTCCTTGGCTTTGCTAAACATCATAAGGAAGATATGGAGTATCCCTTGGAACGTCAGAATGGAGATAAGGAGAATACAATATTGGAGTAATAAGGGGCAAGTGCAGTTTGCTCATATCCTAAGGGAAG GTACTTTACATGTTAATAACTTTGAGGAGTTTCCATCTGATTCCAAAATAATATTAAACATGGATAAGGCTTTGTTACCTAGCTTCAAATACAAAGTATATAAGTCCAAGGAACCAGATTAA